One Mauremys reevesii isolate NIE-2019 linkage group 5, ASM1616193v1, whole genome shotgun sequence genomic window carries:
- the CPXM1 gene encoding probable carboxypeptidase X1 isoform X1, with protein MLALPLLLLLAPAPAARLPGAHGAPAPATLRPGGEREVTAAPAAPSTPGQLGEPVSEGERLRLAEGKAAGGEARGTTKKSVRVKVVKKKVLKKKPKASAQGAATEQQPQCPPLGLESLRVSDSQLRASSIKRYGLGAHRGRLNIQSGIHDGDFYDGGWCAGHKDRDQWLEIDARRPTRFTGVITQGLNSIWTYDWVTSYKVQFSNDTHTWQPGRNGTEEVVFLGNKDPETPVLNALPTPVVARYIRINPQTWFENGTICLRAEILGCPLPDPNNIYSWENEPVPTDKLDFRHHNYKEMRKLMKEVNEECPNITRVYSIGKSYQGLKMYVMEISDNPGQHELGEPEFRYVAGMHGNEVLGRELLLNLMQYLCGEYTRGNPRVVRLVSETRIHLLPSMNPDGYETAYKLGSELAGWAVGRWTYEGIDLNHNFADLNTALWDAEDNELVPHKFPNHYLPIPEYYTFANATVAPETRAVINWMQKLPFVLSANLHGGELVVTYPYDMTRTYWKAQELTPTPDDAVFRWLATVYATTNLAMVDSERRLCHYEDFTREGNIINGANWHTVPGSMNDFSYLHTNCFEVTVELSCDKFPHESELPREWENNKESLLVFMEQVRRGIKGVVRDKDTEQGIADAIIAVDGINHDVRTAFDGDYWRLLNPGEYEVTAAAEGYHPVTRTCRVSYEDNPTLCDFQLTKTPKQRLREILAKGGKIPKDLILRLRQLRLRKLRAQRQAR; from the exons ATGCTGgcgctgcccctgctgctgctcctcgccCCGGCCCCCGCAGCCCGCCTGCCCGGCGCGCACggggcccctgcccccgccaccctCCGCCCGGGCGGCGAGCGGGAGGTGACGGCGGCACCCGCAGCGCCGAGCACCCCGGGGCAGCTGGGGGAGCCCGTCTCCGAGGGCGAGAGGCTGCGGCTGGCCGAGGGGAAGGCAGCGGGTGGTGAAG CCAGGGGCACCACGAAAAAATCCGTGCGGGTTAAAGTAGTGAAGAAAAAAGTCTTGAAGAAGAAACCCAAGGCTTCGGCGCAGGGAGCAGCCACCGAGCAGCAGCCAC AATGTCCCCCGCTGGGGCTGGAGTCTCTGAGGGTGTCGGACTCGCAGCTACGAGCCTCCAGCATCAAGCGCTACGGACTGGGTGCCCACCGGGGACGCCTCAATATCCAG TCCGGGATTCACGACGGTGACTTCTACGATGGAGGCTGGTGTGCTGGCCACAAGGACCGGGACCAGTGGCTGGAGATTGATGCCCGGCGGCCGACCCGTTTCACCGGCGTCATCACGCAGGGACTGAACTCCATCTGGAC gtacgaCTGGGTGACCTCCTACAAAGTCCAGTTCAGTAACGACACACACACCTGGCAGCCAGGCAGGAACGGGACGGAGGAGGTG GTGTTCCTGGGGAACAAGGACCCCGAGACGCCCGTGCTCAATGCACTCCCCACCCCGGTGGTGGCGCGCTACATCCGCATCAACCCCCAGACCTGGTTTGAGAACGGCACCATCTGCCTGAGGGCGGAGATCCTGGGCTGCCCCTTGCCAG ACCCCAACAACATCTACTCCTGGGAGAACGAGCCGGTGCCGACCGACAAGCTGGACTTCAGGCATCACAACTACAAGGAGATGAGAAAG CTGATGAAGGAGGTGAACGAGGAGTGCCCCAACATCACCCGGGTCTACAGCATCGGCAAGAGCTACCAGGGCCTGAAGATGTACGTGATGGAGATCTCGGACAACCCCGGGCAGCATGAGCTGG GGGAGCCGGAGTTCCGCTACGTGGCCGGGATGCACGGGAACGAGGTGCTGGGCCGCGAGCTCCTGCTCAACCTGATGCAGTACCTGTGCGGCGAGTACACCCGGGGCAACCCCCGCGTCGTCCGGCTGGTGAGCGAGACCCGCATCCACCTGCTGCCCTCCATGAACCCCGACGGCTACGAGACGGCCTACAAGCTG ggcTCGGAGCTGGCGGGCTGGGCCGTGGGCCGCTGGACCTACGAAGGCATCGACCTCAACCACAACTTCGCCGACCTCAACACGGCCCTGTGGGACGCCGAAGACAACGAGCTGGTTCCTCACAAGTTCCCCAACCACTATCTCCCCATCCCGGAGTACTACACCTTCGCCAACGCCACG GTGGCCCCGGAGACCCGCGCCGTCATCAACTGGATGCAGAAGCTCCCCTTTGTGCTGAGCGCCAACCTGCACGGCGGGGAGCTCGTGGTGACCTACCCCTATGACATGACCCGCACCTACTGGAAGGCCCAGGAGCTGACGCCCACGCCCGACGACGCCGTCTTCCGCTGGCTCGCCACCGTCTATGCCACCACCAACCTGGCCATGGTGGACTCCGAGCGCCGCCTCTGCCACTACGAGGACTTCACCAGGGAGGGCAACATCATCAACGGCGCCAACTGGCACACGGTGCCAGGAA GTATGAACGACTTCAGCTACCTGCACACGAACTGCTTTGAGGTCACTGTAGAGCTGTCCTGCGACAAATTCCCGCACGAGTCCGAGCTGCCCAGGGAGTGggagaacaacaaggagtccctGCTGGTCTTCATGGAGCAG GTCCGCCGGGGCATTAAAGGGGTCGTTCGGGACAAGGACACCGAGCAGGGAATTGCAGACGCCATCATTGCCGTGGACGGCATCAACCACGACGTCAGAACAG CTTTCGACGGCGACTACTGGCGCCTGCTGAACCCGGGCGAGTACGAGGTCACCGCCGCGGCCGAAGGCTACCACCCCGTCACCAGGACCTGCCGCGTCTCCTACGAGGACAACCCCACCCTCTGCGACTTCCAGCTCACCAAGACGCCCAAGCAGCGGCTGCGTGAGATCCTGGCCAAGGGGGGCAAGATCcccaaggacctgatcctgcgGCTCCGGCAGCTGCGGCTCCGCAAGCTGAGGGCCCAGCGGCAGGCCCGGTGA
- the CPXM1 gene encoding probable carboxypeptidase X1 isoform X2 yields the protein MLALPLLLLLAPAPAARLPGAHGAPAPATLRPGGEREVTAAPAAPSTPGQLGEPVSEGERLRLAEGKAAGGEARGTTKKSVRVKVVKKKVLKKKPKASAQGAATEQQPQCPPLGLESLRVSDSQLRASSIKRYGLGAHRGRLNIQSGIHDGDFYDGGWCAGHKDRDQWLEIDARRPTRFTGVITQGLNSIWTYDWVTSYKVQFSNDTHTWQPGRNGTEEVVFLGNKDPETPVLNALPTPVVARYIRINPQTWFENGTICLRAEILGCPLPDPNNIYSWENEPVPTDKLDFRHHNYKEMRKLMKEVNEECPNITRVYSIGKSYQGLKMYVMEISDNPGQHELGEPEFRYVAGMHGNEVLGRELLLNLMQYLCGEYTRGNPRVVRLVSETRIHLLPSMNPDGYETAYKLGSELAGWAVGRWTYEGIDLNHNFADLNTALWDAEDNELVPHKFPNHYLPIPEYYTFANATVRRGIKGVVRDKDTEQGIADAIIAVDGINHDVRTAFDGDYWRLLNPGEYEVTAAAEGYHPVTRTCRVSYEDNPTLCDFQLTKTPKQRLREILAKGGKIPKDLILRLRQLRLRKLRAQRQAR from the exons ATGCTGgcgctgcccctgctgctgctcctcgccCCGGCCCCCGCAGCCCGCCTGCCCGGCGCGCACggggcccctgcccccgccaccctCCGCCCGGGCGGCGAGCGGGAGGTGACGGCGGCACCCGCAGCGCCGAGCACCCCGGGGCAGCTGGGGGAGCCCGTCTCCGAGGGCGAGAGGCTGCGGCTGGCCGAGGGGAAGGCAGCGGGTGGTGAAG CCAGGGGCACCACGAAAAAATCCGTGCGGGTTAAAGTAGTGAAGAAAAAAGTCTTGAAGAAGAAACCCAAGGCTTCGGCGCAGGGAGCAGCCACCGAGCAGCAGCCAC AATGTCCCCCGCTGGGGCTGGAGTCTCTGAGGGTGTCGGACTCGCAGCTACGAGCCTCCAGCATCAAGCGCTACGGACTGGGTGCCCACCGGGGACGCCTCAATATCCAG TCCGGGATTCACGACGGTGACTTCTACGATGGAGGCTGGTGTGCTGGCCACAAGGACCGGGACCAGTGGCTGGAGATTGATGCCCGGCGGCCGACCCGTTTCACCGGCGTCATCACGCAGGGACTGAACTCCATCTGGAC gtacgaCTGGGTGACCTCCTACAAAGTCCAGTTCAGTAACGACACACACACCTGGCAGCCAGGCAGGAACGGGACGGAGGAGGTG GTGTTCCTGGGGAACAAGGACCCCGAGACGCCCGTGCTCAATGCACTCCCCACCCCGGTGGTGGCGCGCTACATCCGCATCAACCCCCAGACCTGGTTTGAGAACGGCACCATCTGCCTGAGGGCGGAGATCCTGGGCTGCCCCTTGCCAG ACCCCAACAACATCTACTCCTGGGAGAACGAGCCGGTGCCGACCGACAAGCTGGACTTCAGGCATCACAACTACAAGGAGATGAGAAAG CTGATGAAGGAGGTGAACGAGGAGTGCCCCAACATCACCCGGGTCTACAGCATCGGCAAGAGCTACCAGGGCCTGAAGATGTACGTGATGGAGATCTCGGACAACCCCGGGCAGCATGAGCTGG GGGAGCCGGAGTTCCGCTACGTGGCCGGGATGCACGGGAACGAGGTGCTGGGCCGCGAGCTCCTGCTCAACCTGATGCAGTACCTGTGCGGCGAGTACACCCGGGGCAACCCCCGCGTCGTCCGGCTGGTGAGCGAGACCCGCATCCACCTGCTGCCCTCCATGAACCCCGACGGCTACGAGACGGCCTACAAGCTG ggcTCGGAGCTGGCGGGCTGGGCCGTGGGCCGCTGGACCTACGAAGGCATCGACCTCAACCACAACTTCGCCGACCTCAACACGGCCCTGTGGGACGCCGAAGACAACGAGCTGGTTCCTCACAAGTTCCCCAACCACTATCTCCCCATCCCGGAGTACTACACCTTCGCCAACGCCACG GTCCGCCGGGGCATTAAAGGGGTCGTTCGGGACAAGGACACCGAGCAGGGAATTGCAGACGCCATCATTGCCGTGGACGGCATCAACCACGACGTCAGAACAG CTTTCGACGGCGACTACTGGCGCCTGCTGAACCCGGGCGAGTACGAGGTCACCGCCGCGGCCGAAGGCTACCACCCCGTCACCAGGACCTGCCGCGTCTCCTACGAGGACAACCCCACCCTCTGCGACTTCCAGCTCACCAAGACGCCCAAGCAGCGGCTGCGTGAGATCCTGGCCAAGGGGGGCAAGATCcccaaggacctgatcctgcgGCTCCGGCAGCTGCGGCTCCGCAAGCTGAGGGCCCAGCGGCAGGCCCGGTGA